One window of Triplophysa rosa linkage group LG10, Trosa_1v2, whole genome shotgun sequence genomic DNA carries:
- the LOC130559932 gene encoding hereditary hemochromatosis protein homolog isoform X2, translating into MVDDVRVLYYNGDTKTFVRRGTPTNEDSVLDSNLISTISNYILGSFEKKYFWIASRENFNKTDSTHVLQGLVLCELNDDAEQGQMVTRNSFQGFTTDELRYIDNNFSYECGLNVTAETVKWHLDISMWRHEHIYYPACMKTLKGYLEKRRNQVNRKVKPTVRLLHKAKSVSGGSRMICLATGFYPRHIDLTLFRDGQPVADHEITGGDLLPNDDGTYQMKKILEISEEEQREKHKYTCTATHVSLDNKLNNSLEFVHGKPLKSVISILTILAFVIVIATLAAVIIWRQPHAASESNYSSASTSEERVDTPS; encoded by the exons ATGGTGGATGATGTCAGAGTTCTGTATTATAACGGTGACACAAAGACCTTCGTTCGAAGAGGAACTCCaacaaatgaagattctgtGCTAGATTCCAACCTTATATCTACTATTAGTAACTACATTCTAGGAAGTtttgagaaaaaatatttttggattGCATCAAGAgaaaattttaataaaacagaTA GTACTCATGTCCTACAAGGTCTGGTTTTGTGTGAGCTGAACGATGATGCTGAACAAGGACAAATGGTCACACGGAATTCTTTCCAAGGCTTTACTACAGATGAGTTGCGATACATTGACAACAATTTTAGTTATGAGTGTGGCTTAAATGTCACAGCTGAGACTGTGAAATGGCATCTTGACATCTCTATGTGGCGCCATGAACATATATACTACCCAGCCTGCATGAAGACTCTAAAGGGTTATCTTGAAAAAAGAAGAAACCAAGTAAATAGAAAAG TGAAACCTACAGTCAGACTCCTGCATAAAGCAAAATCAGTCTCTGGAGGGTCTAGGATGATTTGTCTGGCAACAGGATTTTATCCTCGTCACATCGATCTGACCCTGTTCAGAGACGGACAGCCTGTAGCTGATCATGAGATCACTGGAGGAGATCTGCTGCCCAATGATGACGGGACATATCAGATGAAGAAGATTTTGGAGATCAGTGAAgaagaacagagagagaaacacaaataCACCTGCACTGCCACACATGTCAGTCTAGACAACAAACTGAACAACAGTTTAG AGTTTGTTCATGGGAAACCATTAAAGTCAGTGATTTCTATTCTGACCATTTTGGCATTCGTTATTGTGATTGCGACTTTGGCTGCAGTAATTATATGGAGACAACCACATGCAG CTTCTGAAAGTAATTATTCATCTGCTTCTA CATCAGAAGAACGTGTGGACACACCATCATAG
- the LOC130559932 gene encoding hereditary hemochromatosis protein homolog isoform X1: MMQFNAPFNISKMNNIFMLFLLSLPFLTAASKGSHSLWLLGTYIKGQTPFPEFSLLLMVDDVRVLYYNGDTKTFVRRGTPTNEDSVLDSNLISTISNYILGSFEKKYFWIASRENFNKTDSTHVLQGLVLCELNDDAEQGQMVTRNSFQGFTTDELRYIDNNFSYECGLNVTAETVKWHLDISMWRHEHIYYPACMKTLKGYLEKRRNQVNRKVKPTVRLLHKAKSVSGGSRMICLATGFYPRHIDLTLFRDGQPVADHEITGGDLLPNDDGTYQMKKILEISEEEQREKHKYTCTATHVSLDNKLNNSLEFVHGKPLKSVISILTILAFVIVIATLAAVIIWRQPHAASESNYSSASTSEERVDTPS; encoded by the exons GCTCTCATTCTTTGTGGTTGCTTGGAACTTACATTAAAGGACAAACACCCTTTCCTGAATTTAGTTTGTTGTTGATGGTGGATGATGTCAGAGTTCTGTATTATAACGGTGACACAAAGACCTTCGTTCGAAGAGGAACTCCaacaaatgaagattctgtGCTAGATTCCAACCTTATATCTACTATTAGTAACTACATTCTAGGAAGTtttgagaaaaaatatttttggattGCATCAAGAgaaaattttaataaaacagaTA GTACTCATGTCCTACAAGGTCTGGTTTTGTGTGAGCTGAACGATGATGCTGAACAAGGACAAATGGTCACACGGAATTCTTTCCAAGGCTTTACTACAGATGAGTTGCGATACATTGACAACAATTTTAGTTATGAGTGTGGCTTAAATGTCACAGCTGAGACTGTGAAATGGCATCTTGACATCTCTATGTGGCGCCATGAACATATATACTACCCAGCCTGCATGAAGACTCTAAAGGGTTATCTTGAAAAAAGAAGAAACCAAGTAAATAGAAAAG TGAAACCTACAGTCAGACTCCTGCATAAAGCAAAATCAGTCTCTGGAGGGTCTAGGATGATTTGTCTGGCAACAGGATTTTATCCTCGTCACATCGATCTGACCCTGTTCAGAGACGGACAGCCTGTAGCTGATCATGAGATCACTGGAGGAGATCTGCTGCCCAATGATGACGGGACATATCAGATGAAGAAGATTTTGGAGATCAGTGAAgaagaacagagagagaaacacaaataCACCTGCACTGCCACACATGTCAGTCTAGACAACAAACTGAACAACAGTTTAG AGTTTGTTCATGGGAAACCATTAAAGTCAGTGATTTCTATTCTGACCATTTTGGCATTCGTTATTGTGATTGCGACTTTGGCTGCAGTAATTATATGGAGACAACCACATGCAG CTTCTGAAAGTAATTATTCATCTGCTTCTA CATCAGAAGAACGTGTGGACACACCATCATAG
- the LOC130560338 gene encoding uncharacterized protein LOC130560338 produces MDNGYTRPLGSLAPGGKSIAQNHGRCGGSLVAAHFARTSQDDCGKGGAETREKEVGSRGQMQTPPATPFADVISSLAVLHREQHQALLQLRADQESRFQAILQAQKEDREAFRSWLDREVQAGGRTEAASGSHLWLTKMGPQDEPEALRPAAGRGTAEEGHSFALAQQLRDSCRRWLRAEEGDVEKIVNRVVLEQFATRLPRQTAAWVQCHRPSSLDSAIQLAEDHLVTCPGVGEAIPSASLSHTPTPPPSRPVPAPRTRPPGPPRFPPRGRGGTVPRPDDGSSGMQGHSGGSALEEHHPMSPPSPHQAPPPFSAARAAGRPGPACWRCGDPDHFLDRCPMMDVGLMVRVPDAPQAAPGQAGGYQIPVSIGGVPIGLWWIPVATRPRSTKA; encoded by the exons ATGGACAATGGATACACTCGACCCTTAGGGAGTTTAGCCCCAGGCGGCAAGTCGATCGCACAGAACCATGGCCGGTGTGGAGGAAGTCTCGTGGCGGCTCATTTTGCTCGGACGTCCCAAGATGACTGTGGCAAGGG tggtgccgaaacccgggagaagGAAGTAGGAAGCCGTGGCCAGATGCAGACTCCGCCGGCAACACCATTTGCGGACGTCATCTCGtccctcgcggtcctccaccgcgAGCAACACCAGGCGCTTCTGCAGCTGAGGGCAGACCAGGAGTCCCGCTTCCAGGCTATCCTCCAGGCCCAGAAAGAGGACCGCGAGGCGTTCCGGAGCTGGCTGGACCGGGAGGTTCAGGCTGGGGGCCGTACGGAGGCGGCATCGGGTTCCCACCTGTGGCTGACAAAGATGGGACCCCAGGATGAGCCGGAGGCCTTGAGACCAGCGGCTGGCCGAGGGACAG CTGAGGAGGGCCATTCCTTCGCCCTCGCTCAACAGCTCCGGGACTCATGCCGCAGATGGCTGAGGGCCGAGGAAGGCGACGTGGAGAAGATCGTCAaccgggtggtgctggagcagtttgccACCCGTCTTCCCCGGCAGACAGCTgcgtgggtccagtgccaccggccGTCTTCTCTGGAttcggccatccagctggcggaggACCATTTGGTCACGTGCCCCGGGGTCGGGGAGGCAATTCCATCGGCCTCGCTCTCACACACCCCCACACCTCCTCCAAGTCGACCAGTGCCGGCTCCTCGAACCCGGCCACCGGGTCCACCGCGGTTCCCGCCTCGGGGGCGAGGTGGGACTGTTCCTCGGCCCGATGATGGATCCAGCGGGATGCAGGGACACTCCGGTGGATCGGCGCTGGAGGAACACCACCCCATGTCTCCGCCCTCCCCACACCAAGCACCGCCCCCATTTTCTGCCGCCCGGGCGGCGGGTAGgcctgggccggcctgttggcgcTGCGGGGACCCGGACCATTTCCTTGACCGATGTCCCATGATGGATGTGGGGTTAATGGTCCGGGTCCCGGACGCACCTCAGGCTGCCCCCGGTCAGGCTGGCGGGTACCAGATACCAGTGAGTATTGGGGGGGTACCTATCGGGCTCTGGTGGATTCCGGTTGCAACCAGACCTcgatccaccaaagcctga